The following proteins come from a genomic window of Pseudomonas sp. MAG733B:
- a CDS encoding AI-2E family transporter, with translation MEPMPLSEKALSRGLLDVLIRAGLIVVLVLFCFEIFRPFRDLMLWSVILAITLYPLQQKLKGPLGQKDGRIATVIVLVAIIILMVPIYLLGTSIADSVENAMSVVRDEGVQIPAPAPSVAEWPLVGNQVFALWQQAATDLPGLTAKYIPQIKGVSLGLLGKLAGVGMGFLTFIFALIIAGIFMAYGEAGSRASVQIASRVSGPEKGASVAALCTATIRAVALGVVGIAFIQMLLVGLGFVLKGVPGAGLLALAILLLGIMQLPATLITVPVIAYVFATEGPNTITIVFAIYVFVAGLVDNVLKPLLLGRGVDVPMPVVLIGALGGMVTSGIIGLFIGPVVLAVGYQLFWQWVLDRPSVQ, from the coding sequence ATGGAGCCCATGCCGCTGTCAGAGAAGGCCTTGTCCCGCGGGTTGCTTGACGTGCTGATCCGCGCCGGACTGATCGTCGTTCTGGTGCTGTTCTGTTTTGAAATATTCCGCCCGTTTCGTGACCTGATGCTGTGGTCGGTGATCCTGGCGATCACCTTGTACCCGCTGCAACAAAAACTGAAAGGCCCGTTGGGGCAAAAGGATGGACGCATTGCGACCGTGATCGTGCTGGTTGCGATCATCATTCTGATGGTGCCGATTTACCTGCTGGGCACATCGATCGCCGACTCCGTGGAAAACGCCATGAGCGTGGTCAGGGACGAGGGCGTGCAAATTCCGGCACCGGCGCCGTCCGTGGCTGAATGGCCGCTGGTGGGCAATCAGGTGTTTGCACTTTGGCAGCAAGCGGCCACCGATCTTCCCGGGCTCACGGCCAAATACATACCGCAAATCAAGGGTGTCAGCCTCGGCTTGCTGGGCAAACTGGCCGGCGTCGGCATGGGTTTCCTGACCTTCATTTTCGCGCTGATCATCGCCGGGATTTTCATGGCTTATGGCGAAGCGGGCAGCCGCGCCTCGGTGCAGATCGCTTCGCGGGTAAGCGGGCCGGAGAAAGGCGCAAGTGTCGCCGCCTTGTGCACCGCGACCATCCGCGCCGTGGCGCTCGGCGTGGTCGGTATCGCTTTCATACAAATGTTGCTAGTGGGGCTCGGCTTTGTGTTGAAGGGCGTTCCCGGCGCCGGCCTGCTGGCACTGGCGATCCTGCTGCTGGGCATCATGCAATTGCCCGCGACCCTGATTACCGTACCGGTGATTGCCTATGTCTTCGCAACGGAAGGTCCCAACACCATCACCATTGTGTTCGCCATTTACGTCTTCGTGGCCGGTCTTGTGGACAACGTGCTCAAGCCGTTGCTGCTGGGCCGCGGCGTCGACGTGCCGATGCCGGTGGTACTGATCGGCGCCCTCGGCGGGATGGTCACCAGCGGCATAATCGGTTTGTTCATCGGCCCGGTGGTGCTGGCAGTGGGTTACCAATTGTTCTGGCAGTGGGTGCTGGACCGACCATCGGTGCAATGA